Proteins from a genomic interval of Pseudodesulfovibrio nedwellii:
- a CDS encoding UvrD-helicase domain-containing protein — protein MSLLKQVKASAGSGKTYQLTRRFLTLLDASSDTAQPFVCTGKKAHGFTWPEIMAVTFTNKAAAEMKERVVKGLKSSALDLGEDRHACSPGTARITLNAILRRYHRLNIRTIDSLLALLLRLFALEFGIRPDFEIVFDEQELFDAIYDHFVDICQIDGPEYELLSDAMTTLIRTEGRSGFWVQDAVRSRIKELTDHLRSIPEPLLTDQATIKDLLTTEFAAFKQSINDMTVYLNNTGLPANKNFLKFLAKCDALELFDPPQDSKLIHKETFTDCVLAKGKPMVDDQAEAHYAYLQKIWTKYRANHAMLSGAYFLAPAIEIAERLTNGLNELQKQRGMILGSSLAGHVNRLLSGEAGVSEAYCRLGCRLHHLLVDEFQDTSRDQWQAITPLTQECLAKGGSLYFVGDVKQAIYGWRGGDSTLFDEVMTQPDIAPIASETSADTLPDNWRSFRNVVEFNNLFFRNLETMDQTGELADTLFQDADESFKAQFSMDLTRSFADCAQSLPSKTAETQGYVRMTQLAGSKNSEVEENTLEALDALMDDLTARRNFKDIGILVRSHGHAALVCDLLVQKNIPVITENSLQLDRHPVVRQLAGLLGFLDYPRDDLAFLTFIGGSELFQAEVELDSDELLNWLIIPKKKPLGVQFREDYPELWRRFIEPFYNQSGLMTPYDLTREAIRIFRVLERHPESELYVRRFLEVVHLAEENGYGSLTAFLEYWNDKSGEEKVPLPENIDAVRIMTIHKSKGLEFPVVIVPFHHWSVKPDQDFSIQSFEKHQLLVPMKKGLGQPYHESLGRAVREQLNLLYVAWTRSREELYGFFAEKPATSPALATMNLFLDLDDDGTFEYGVTPTETRPSEPQKPILPCELPRSDTESRLMEWLPRLRVYRHNLDDYFFNERMRGEVAHRVLEHLTVTDNDRADTERAMRLATEDFPEIGTLPETEQTTLTEELRAMTLWALSDERFKHWLKHGLREPEIMDANSKFKRIDLLYLGDETVIVDFKTGQPTPKNHKQVREYMDILSSMPDIPEPQGFLVYLDLKKIVEVEVEA, from the coding sequence ATGTCACTCCTCAAACAGGTCAAAGCATCTGCCGGTTCCGGCAAAACTTATCAGCTCACCCGTCGATTCCTGACATTACTCGACGCATCAAGTGACACGGCCCAGCCTTTTGTCTGCACAGGCAAAAAGGCGCACGGTTTCACTTGGCCCGAAATAATGGCCGTGACCTTTACCAACAAAGCCGCTGCCGAAATGAAAGAACGGGTAGTTAAAGGACTGAAATCAAGCGCACTCGACCTCGGGGAAGACAGACATGCCTGTTCACCGGGAACAGCACGCATAACGCTGAATGCAATTCTGCGCCGTTATCATCGGCTAAACATCCGCACCATCGATTCATTACTCGCCCTGCTCCTCAGACTTTTTGCCCTTGAATTCGGGATCAGACCGGATTTCGAAATTGTCTTTGATGAACAGGAACTCTTTGACGCCATCTATGATCATTTCGTGGACATATGCCAAATAGACGGCCCGGAATATGAACTGCTCTCTGATGCGATGACCACACTTATCCGCACCGAAGGCCGCAGTGGATTTTGGGTACAGGATGCTGTCAGGAGTCGTATCAAAGAACTAACCGATCATCTACGGTCAATTCCCGAGCCTCTGCTCACCGATCAAGCGACCATAAAAGACCTTCTTACTACCGAATTCGCCGCCTTCAAACAGTCGATCAACGACATGACCGTGTATTTGAACAACACGGGCCTGCCAGCCAACAAGAATTTTCTCAAATTTCTCGCCAAATGCGATGCTCTTGAGCTTTTCGATCCACCACAGGATTCCAAACTGATTCACAAGGAGACTTTTACGGATTGCGTTCTGGCCAAAGGCAAACCCATGGTCGATGATCAGGCCGAAGCGCACTATGCCTATCTGCAAAAAATATGGACCAAATACCGTGCCAACCACGCGATGTTGTCAGGCGCATACTTTTTGGCCCCTGCCATTGAAATCGCCGAGAGGCTAACCAATGGTCTCAACGAATTACAAAAACAGCGCGGTATGATTCTCGGCTCCAGTCTGGCCGGTCACGTCAACCGCCTGCTTTCCGGTGAAGCGGGTGTTTCCGAGGCATATTGCCGTCTCGGTTGCAGGCTGCACCACCTACTCGTAGACGAATTTCAGGACACAAGCCGTGACCAATGGCAGGCTATCACCCCGCTCACTCAAGAGTGTCTCGCCAAAGGCGGAAGTCTGTATTTTGTAGGAGATGTCAAACAGGCCATCTACGGCTGGCGGGGCGGAGACTCAACTCTGTTCGACGAAGTCATGACCCAACCCGACATAGCTCCCATTGCCAGTGAAACCTCGGCAGATACCTTACCCGACAATTGGCGCAGTTTTAGAAACGTGGTGGAATTCAACAACCTATTCTTCCGCAATCTGGAAACCATGGACCAAACCGGCGAATTGGCGGACACACTGTTTCAAGACGCAGACGAATCATTCAAGGCACAATTTTCCATGGACCTGACCCGCAGCTTTGCTGATTGCGCCCAATCCCTGCCCTCCAAAACAGCAGAGACACAGGGCTACGTTCGCATGACACAACTTGCGGGTAGTAAGAACAGTGAAGTCGAAGAAAACACCCTTGAAGCACTTGATGCGCTCATGGACGACCTGACCGCCCGTCGTAATTTCAAGGATATCGGTATACTGGTCCGTTCACACGGACACGCTGCGCTTGTCTGTGACCTGTTAGTACAAAAGAATATCCCGGTGATCACGGAAAATTCCCTACAACTGGACCGACACCCTGTGGTACGGCAGTTGGCCGGATTGCTCGGTTTTCTCGATTATCCACGTGACGACCTCGCCTTCCTGACCTTTATAGGCGGAAGCGAACTTTTTCAGGCAGAGGTCGAACTGGACAGTGACGAGCTGCTCAACTGGCTCATCATCCCCAAAAAGAAACCACTCGGTGTTCAATTCCGCGAGGACTATCCTGAACTTTGGCGACGATTCATCGAACCGTTCTATAACCAGTCCGGGTTGATGACACCCTATGACCTAACCCGCGAGGCCATCCGTATCTTTCGTGTATTGGAACGACACCCTGAATCCGAACTCTACGTCCGCCGCTTCCTTGAAGTTGTCCATCTGGCCGAAGAAAACGGCTATGGTTCGCTAACCGCATTTCTTGAATATTGGAATGACAAATCAGGCGAGGAAAAAGTTCCTCTTCCCGAAAATATCGACGCCGTGCGCATCATGACCATCCACAAATCAAAAGGGTTAGAATTCCCGGTCGTCATTGTTCCGTTCCATCACTGGTCGGTCAAACCAGATCAAGATTTTTCCATTCAATCGTTCGAAAAACATCAGTTGCTTGTCCCCATGAAAAAAGGACTTGGTCAGCCGTATCATGAGAGCCTTGGCCGTGCTGTCCGAGAACAGCTCAATCTGTTGTACGTAGCTTGGACCAGATCCCGTGAGGAACTCTATGGATTCTTTGCGGAAAAGCCTGCAACATCACCGGCATTGGCGACCATGAATCTTTTTCTTGATCTCGATGATGACGGGACTTTCGAGTACGGCGTGACTCCAACGGAAACACGTCCTTCCGAACCCCAAAAACCAATTTTGCCCTGTGAACTTCCTCGGTCAGACACGGAAAGCCGACTCATGGAATGGCTCCCCAGACTGCGCGTCTACCGCCATAATCTGGACGATTATTTCTTCAATGAACGCATGCGTGGCGAAGTAGCCCATCGAGTTCTGGAACATCTGACTGTGACCGACAACGATAGGGCGGACACGGAACGAGCCATGCGTCTGGCAACCGAAGATTTCCCGGAAATCGGCACACTCCCGGAAACGGAACAAACGACCCTGACCGAGGAACTCCGAGCCATGACACTCTGGGCCTTATCAGATGAACGGTTCAAACACTGGCTCAAACACGGTCTGCGTGAGCCGGAAATCATGGATGCCAACAGTAAATTCAAACGAATTGACCTGCTCTACCTCGGCGACGAAACAGTGATTGTAGATTTCAAGACAGGTCAGCCCACACCGAAAAACCATAAACAGGTCCGAGAATATATGGACATTCTTTCATCAATGCCTGACATCCCTGAACCTCAAGGATTTCTCGTCTATCTTGATCTCAAGAAAATCGTTGAAGTCGAGGTGGAGGCATAA
- a CDS encoding DMT family transporter: MTGFLYVLAAAFMWGLIGVFTQYILAEGISALEIAFWRAALAWIMFLIHASVAKQVKVHRTDLPALFGFGFICVTLFYGSYQLAIRDVGIGLAAVLLYTAPAWVALLSWLVLKEAMTKTKMTCVVMTILGVSCISLGPQLLNGAAFNLNLFGLIAGLVSGLTYALYYIFGKKFLYRYPTPTIFVYALPFGALLLLPFVNFADKSPQAWMLLAGLALVTSYGAFSVYYEGLKRLDATHASVIATFEPVVAAIFAYTLFGEQFSIFGYIGSSLILVAVFLVVLSGIRTSRTTGDEV; this comes from the coding sequence ATGACCGGATTTCTCTATGTTCTGGCCGCCGCCTTTATGTGGGGGCTTATTGGAGTCTTTACTCAATACATTCTCGCCGAAGGCATCAGCGCGTTGGAAATAGCATTCTGGCGCGCCGCCCTTGCCTGGATTATGTTCCTTATACACGCCAGCGTCGCAAAACAGGTCAAAGTCCATCGGACAGACCTGCCTGCCCTGTTCGGCTTCGGCTTCATCTGCGTAACACTGTTTTACGGCTCATACCAACTCGCCATCCGCGATGTAGGTATCGGCCTCGCTGCAGTACTGCTCTACACAGCTCCGGCCTGGGTTGCTCTTCTCTCATGGCTCGTACTCAAAGAAGCCATGACCAAAACAAAGATGACGTGTGTAGTCATGACCATACTCGGCGTTTCATGCATCAGTCTCGGCCCACAGTTGCTCAACGGAGCTGCCTTCAATCTCAATTTGTTTGGTCTGATCGCTGGATTAGTTTCCGGCCTCACCTATGCGCTGTATTACATCTTCGGGAAAAAGTTCCTATATAGATACCCTACGCCGACCATATTCGTTTACGCCCTGCCCTTCGGGGCCTTGCTACTCCTGCCTTTCGTCAACTTTGCTGACAAAAGCCCTCAGGCGTGGATGCTCCTCGCAGGCCTTGCACTGGTCACATCTTACGGTGCATTCTCTGTTTATTATGAAGGACTGAAACGACTGGACGCCACCCATGCTTCGGTCATCGCCACCTTTGAACCCGTGGTTGCAGCCATTTTCGCTTATACACTGTTCGGCGAACAATTCTCCATCTTCGGTTACATAGGCAGTTCCCTGATTCTGGTCGCCGTTTTTCTGGTGGTTTTGTCAGGTATACGAACCAGCCGCACAACCGGAGACGAGGTATAA
- a CDS encoding pseudouridine synthase has product MDSQKEYIIGDESDGLRLDKVLELVVTGEGLRFRRRLCDDGRVLVDGKKRKPGYKVRVGQHVEILGRSDTMSGKELGVYVVDQNEAFAAVFKPGGIHSAAIAGRETPCAESVLPELCSGDDAILLNRLDYLTSGLLLVALTKDAVNEYHELEDNGYIRKYYCAEVHGRLDGVVSVRSALDTDDRKTTRALVEDSDDPHRWTDVTVISHDHEKNTTMVRCLIMKGARHQIRAHLASVGHPIIGDPLYGNGDDVDLLHLHHERLELPGFSVYSPCPWGDVGL; this is encoded by the coding sequence ATGGATAGTCAGAAAGAATATATTATCGGTGATGAGTCGGATGGATTGCGGCTGGACAAGGTTCTTGAGCTTGTAGTGACAGGCGAAGGGCTTCGTTTTCGGCGGCGGTTATGCGACGATGGTCGCGTGCTGGTTGACGGGAAAAAACGAAAGCCCGGATACAAAGTGCGTGTAGGACAGCATGTAGAAATTCTTGGAAGGAGTGACACCATGTCTGGAAAGGAACTGGGAGTCTACGTGGTTGATCAGAATGAGGCGTTTGCCGCTGTCTTTAAACCCGGGGGTATCCATTCCGCAGCCATTGCGGGACGTGAGACCCCCTGTGCCGAAAGCGTGTTGCCGGAATTGTGTTCTGGTGATGATGCCATTTTGTTGAATAGGCTTGATTATTTGACTTCAGGGCTTTTGTTGGTCGCTTTGACCAAGGATGCCGTCAACGAATACCATGAACTGGAAGATAACGGGTATATTAGAAAATATTATTGTGCCGAGGTCCACGGGCGGCTTGATGGCGTTGTTTCCGTACGGAGTGCATTGGATACGGATGACCGAAAGACGACGCGTGCATTGGTTGAGGATTCTGATGATCCTCACCGTTGGACTGATGTTACAGTTATTTCTCATGACCATGAAAAGAATACGACAATGGTGCGTTGTTTGATCATGAAAGGGGCTCGACATCAGATTCGGGCGCATCTGGCGAGTGTCGGTCATCCTATTATCGGTGATCCCTTGTATGGGAACGGTGATGATGTGGATCTGTTACATCTTCATCATGAACGTCTTGAGTTGCCCGGATTCTCTGTATATTCACCGTGTCCATGGGGGGATGTCGGTTTGTAG
- a CDS encoding ornithine cyclodeaminase family protein, which produces MAYEVLWISAKEIDQLGITMLEVMNAVETGFAAIGRGEGEMPAKIGIHSREDCFIHAMPCYLGGDIDRAGVKCVSGYPPNPAKGHPYITGIMLLNDPDTGIPVAVMDAAWVTAWRTGAASGVYARHFGNPDTTSVTIVGTGVQGRVNLLAMMEAFPKLNKVRCFDIFESSIEKFITDMQPQLPEATFVTCTDLETAVRDADVLITCTPIVETPERSIPQSWVKEDCLVIAVDYDSAIHEDIFKDANFTCDNRNQYVWTQEQGTYFQNGYPLPADINADMGEICAGIKQGVREGKRGAVLMGIASHDIMTASLIYDRATTAGLGTKVEL; this is translated from the coding sequence ATGGCATACGAAGTACTCTGGATATCGGCCAAGGAAATCGACCAACTCGGCATTACCATGTTGGAAGTCATGAACGCGGTTGAAACGGGTTTCGCAGCCATTGGACGCGGAGAAGGTGAAATGCCCGCAAAAATCGGCATTCACTCCCGTGAAGATTGCTTCATCCACGCCATGCCCTGCTACCTTGGTGGTGATATCGACCGCGCCGGAGTCAAATGTGTATCCGGCTATCCGCCCAACCCAGCCAAGGGCCACCCGTATATCACCGGCATAATGCTTCTGAACGATCCCGACACAGGTATTCCCGTAGCGGTCATGGATGCGGCATGGGTGACGGCATGGAGAACAGGCGCCGCTTCCGGTGTCTATGCTCGACACTTCGGCAATCCTGACACGACATCAGTCACTATCGTCGGAACAGGCGTTCAAGGACGCGTGAACCTACTGGCCATGATGGAAGCCTTTCCCAAACTCAATAAAGTACGTTGTTTCGATATCTTCGAGTCATCCATAGAAAAATTCATCACTGACATGCAGCCCCAACTGCCCGAGGCAACATTCGTAACTTGCACAGACCTCGAAACTGCGGTGAGAGACGCTGATGTACTTATCACCTGCACGCCAATAGTTGAAACCCCTGAACGGTCCATACCTCAATCATGGGTCAAGGAAGACTGTCTTGTCATTGCCGTGGATTATGATTCCGCCATCCATGAAGACATTTTCAAAGATGCCAATTTCACCTGTGACAATCGGAACCAGTATGTTTGGACGCAGGAGCAAGGCACCTATTTCCAAAACGGCTACCCGCTTCCGGCTGATATCAATGCCGACATGGGCGAAATCTGCGCCGGAATAAAACAAGGTGTACGGGAAGGAAAACGCGGAGCCGTACTCATGGGCATTGCCAGCCATGACATCATGACCGCATCCCTCATTTATGACAGGGCTACAACCGCCGGACTTGGCACCAAGGTTGAGCTGTAG
- a CDS encoding PPC domain-containing DNA-binding protein produces MQYSEGTIGRVFTLRLEEDERVPNCIEQFAKEHDIKTAMCTMIGGIDGGNIVVGPKDGDASIIDPILYPISDAHEVAALGTLFPDEDGKPVLHMHAALGRDGKTHTGCIRPGLDVWLVGEVIIMEILNTDMLRKKEPKSGLALLAKK; encoded by the coding sequence ATGCAATACAGCGAAGGAACCATTGGTCGCGTGTTCACCCTGCGACTGGAAGAGGATGAACGTGTCCCTAACTGCATCGAACAATTTGCAAAAGAACACGACATCAAAACAGCCATGTGTACCATGATTGGCGGCATTGACGGCGGCAACATCGTAGTCGGCCCCAAAGACGGTGATGCATCGATCATTGATCCCATATTATACCCCATCAGTGACGCACATGAAGTAGCTGCGCTCGGGACGCTCTTTCCCGATGAGGACGGAAAACCCGTTCTGCACATGCATGCAGCTCTTGGCCGTGACGGCAAAACTCACACCGGCTGCATCCGGCCCGGCCTTGACGTCTGGCTGGTCGGCGAAGTGATTATCATGGAAATCCTGAACACGGATATGCTGCGCAAAAAAGAACCCAAGAGCGGTCTGGCTCTGCTCGCCAAGAAATAA
- a CDS encoding PD-(D/E)XK nuclease family protein — translation MRHITLIPWHVDFMPAVTELLIERGDLRNTIVLFPHNRPRRHVKALLADHPALPRPMFMPHMTSIADFVTGLHRTLASTPPIHANQLDLVETLRAVVNDLRTTEGSLLSQLPKLDHEQFLPWGMRLVKLMDDLMRQEIEPDDLGYMEGEVSAYAAGLLEQLSAIHAEYTTRLMAKGWTTSGLDARFITENPDRILDAVQGKHIIAAGFYALSGAEDTFFKRLWEADILHPIIHGDPALALRETPHWAAAEHSAWLTRWHTTAIIPSDFDTAATTPKIHFCEGYDRHSQLAGLTDDMDAAATLDETAVILPDEGALLPVLHGLPDVEPNISMGYPLERTSLARLVETLLTLQENRREDGRYYWKDLIALIRHPYLRLLGPEEKPLRRIFHLWESTMRQGEKYLDPMEWEPPYGDETLSDVDKKIAEPLRLEILNHCLTDFEPVESLADLGDALAGLAALLHSHGERLWHTYLMDAECLFRLTNSVIPQLKSAEASTIPFSRTTRHAFLRRMISLERVSFEPDPLAGLQVLGVLETRLLHFKRLYILDAVEERLPGTNPYDPLLPDPLRKLLGLPDSRERDNVSGYNFYRLLMGADEAVIYYQSGIQPGLLDSKSVRSRFVEQLLWEQEKKNKHLVETGDDLIKAVTFPTSSIPGAPAAIPVTDTIHDALVEKLCSKGLSPSRLDQYMTCPKRFFYSYLSNMRPLDTVNEDGDRSEFGSMIHEVLKEFFTPYMNVLTELSKLDPTPLIAEFDNVFNSHDLFSRLPLDTRMALKKTGRFRLTEFLTSQRTATLLGLEKSLSTTVELDGLTIPLAGQIDRIEQREEDIVILDYKTGQGHLPKKKMWEDMELWDRIQTFGPNVVDVSLLPDMTTAIRSVQMPAYLHLYAQCERQTPHDAGLIMLASDGKEQLLFGPKWTEEEREESVNEQIPALIHTLIRHMLLATHFTPNPGTACTWCDFKGPCGK, via the coding sequence ATGCGACACATTACCCTCATCCCATGGCATGTAGATTTCATGCCTGCTGTGACCGAATTACTGATTGAACGCGGCGACCTGCGTAATACAATCGTACTTTTCCCACACAACAGACCTCGCCGACACGTCAAAGCGTTACTTGCTGACCACCCAGCCTTACCGCGCCCCATGTTCATGCCGCACATGACATCTATCGCGGACTTCGTGACTGGCCTGCATCGCACATTGGCTTCGACTCCGCCCATCCACGCCAACCAGCTTGATCTTGTGGAAACGCTGCGCGCCGTAGTCAATGATCTGAGAACGACCGAAGGCTCCCTCCTGTCTCAATTGCCAAAACTGGACCATGAACAATTCCTCCCTTGGGGCATGCGTCTAGTCAAGCTCATGGACGACCTCATGCGTCAGGAAATCGAACCAGATGATCTTGGCTACATGGAAGGCGAAGTTTCAGCCTATGCCGCGGGCCTGTTGGAACAACTCAGCGCCATTCACGCCGAGTACACCACCCGACTGATGGCAAAAGGTTGGACCACCTCAGGCTTGGACGCACGTTTTATCACCGAAAACCCGGACAGGATTCTTGATGCAGTACAAGGAAAACACATCATTGCCGCTGGGTTCTATGCACTAAGTGGTGCCGAAGACACTTTTTTCAAGCGACTGTGGGAAGCGGACATTCTACATCCGATAATCCATGGTGATCCAGCTCTGGCTTTACGGGAAACACCCCACTGGGCTGCTGCCGAGCATTCGGCATGGCTGACACGATGGCACACCACCGCCATCATCCCCTCGGATTTCGATACAGCGGCCACAACACCGAAGATCCATTTCTGTGAAGGATATGACCGCCATTCTCAATTGGCAGGCCTGACAGATGACATGGACGCAGCCGCCACATTGGACGAAACCGCAGTAATCCTGCCCGACGAAGGCGCATTACTTCCAGTCCTGCACGGCTTGCCGGATGTGGAACCCAACATTTCCATGGGATATCCACTAGAACGGACTTCACTGGCCCGATTGGTAGAAACTCTGCTGACCTTGCAGGAAAACAGACGCGAGGATGGGCGGTACTATTGGAAAGACCTGATCGCCCTTATTCGACATCCCTACCTGCGCCTGCTCGGCCCCGAAGAGAAGCCGTTGCGAAGGATTTTCCATTTGTGGGAATCCACCATGCGCCAAGGTGAAAAATATCTCGACCCCATGGAATGGGAGCCTCCGTATGGAGACGAAACTCTCTCGGATGTCGACAAAAAGATCGCTGAACCTTTGCGTCTGGAAATACTTAATCACTGCCTGACTGACTTCGAACCAGTGGAAAGTCTGGCTGACCTCGGCGATGCACTGGCCGGACTGGCCGCACTCCTGCATTCCCATGGAGAAAGGCTCTGGCATACCTATCTCATGGACGCCGAATGTCTGTTTCGATTGACGAACTCGGTCATTCCGCAACTAAAAAGCGCAGAAGCAAGCACCATCCCATTCAGCCGAACGACACGTCACGCATTCTTGCGACGCATGATTTCCCTTGAACGTGTCTCCTTTGAGCCGGACCCGCTCGCAGGACTACAAGTCCTCGGTGTCTTGGAAACACGCTTGTTGCACTTCAAACGACTCTACATTCTCGACGCAGTGGAAGAACGTCTTCCCGGCACCAATCCCTATGATCCGCTTTTACCGGACCCGCTCAGAAAGCTGCTCGGTCTGCCTGATTCGCGAGAACGAGACAATGTCTCCGGTTATAACTTTTACCGTCTGCTCATGGGAGCCGACGAAGCCGTTATCTATTATCAAAGTGGAATCCAACCCGGTCTGCTGGATTCCAAATCCGTACGCAGTCGGTTTGTGGAACAATTGCTCTGGGAGCAGGAAAAAAAGAACAAACACCTTGTGGAAACCGGAGATGACCTCATCAAAGCCGTGACGTTTCCCACCAGTTCAATCCCCGGTGCTCCAGCCGCCATTCCGGTGACAGACACTATCCATGACGCTCTGGTCGAAAAGCTCTGCTCCAAAGGGCTCTCGCCCTCACGATTGGACCAGTACATGACTTGTCCAAAACGATTCTTTTATAGCTACCTCAGCAACATGCGCCCTCTGGACACCGTTAATGAAGACGGCGACCGCAGCGAATTCGGCTCCATGATTCATGAGGTACTCAAAGAATTTTTCACTCCGTACATGAACGTTCTCACTGAATTATCCAAACTTGATCCGACACCACTCATTGCGGAATTTGATAACGTCTTCAATTCCCACGACCTCTTTTCCCGCTTGCCGCTGGACACCCGCATGGCATTGAAGAAAACAGGCCGATTCAGGCTGACGGAATTCCTGACTTCACAGAGAACAGCTACGTTGCTCGGATTGGAAAAATCACTCTCAACGACTGTTGAACTGGATGGACTGACCATCCCGCTGGCAGGACAAATCGACCGCATAGAACAACGCGAAGAAGATATCGTCATCCTCGACTACAAAACAGGACAAGGCCACCTGCCAAAAAAGAAAATGTGGGAAGATATGGAGCTTTGGGATCGCATACAGACATTCGGCCCTAACGTGGTGGATGTATCACTCCTGCCGGATATGACAACAGCTATTCGCAGTGTTCAAATGCCCGCCTATCTCCATCTGTATGCTCAATGCGAACGGCAAACGCCACACGACGCAGGATTGATAATGCTTGCTTCGGATGGCAAAGAACAACTTTTATTCGGCCCCAAATGGACTGAAGAAGAACGTGAAGAAAGTGTAAATGAACAGATTCCTGCATTGATTCACACTTTGATCAGACATATGCTTCTGGCGACACACTTCACCCCCAATCCAGGAACAGCCTGTACATGGTGCGACTTCAAAGGGCCATGCGGTAAATAG